The Novibacillus thermophilus genome segment TCGGGTATTCGCCTGACGACGCCCGCTTATCGTGCCAGCTCTTCCGCGGAAACGTCGGCCGTTACGTGTTTACCTCTTCCGCTTCTGTTTACGAGCCGCAGATGATCCCGTTGAAAGAGGAGCATTTCGATCCACGGACCTTGGCGATTCGCTACGGAGGTCAAAGCGAGTTGACCTATCCAGAGGGGAAGCGACTTGCCGAAGCGGTCTTCTTTCAACAGGCGACTTTTCCCGTTGTGGCTGTTCGCTTCCCCATTGTCATCGGGGAAGACGATTACACCGGCCGTTTTCGCTTTCACGTGGAACGGATACAGCAAGGTAAACCGATCGGCATTCCAGGGAAAGCGGCCAAAATGTCGTTTATTTCGGCAGATGAAGCTGGGGCATTTCTACACTGGTTGGCGACGTCAGACTTGCGTGGACCGGTGAATGCCGCATCGCATATTCCCTTGTCGGCGACAGAGGTGATGGACATCATCGCCGAGGAAGTCGGTCAACCCCCTGTCATATCCACAAGCACTCGAGAAGGGGAAAGGTCCCCGTACTTTATATCGGAAAACTGGACGCTAAACTTGACGAAAGCCGTCGAGCACGGATACCGCTTTACGAACAGTAAAGAATGGCTGCCGGAAGTGACGCGAAAGTGCATGACGTGAATGGGCAATTGTGGGGCCGTGCCAGTGATGGGCAGTTCAACCAGACCGTGTGATGATTGACCTAGCAATGACAATGTAAGGTTAAGTGAGAAAGAAAGGGGCAGTGCATTGGCTAAAGAAAGTTCGTTTGACATCGTCTCCCGGGTCGATGTCAGTGAAGTGGGGAACGCCGTCAATATGGCGAACAAAGAGATCAAAAACCGTTACGACTTTAAGCGGAGTATCAGCAACATTGAGCTGCAAAACGACGAAGTTGTCATCACTGCCGACGATGACTACAAGCTGGAACAAGTAAAAGACATTTTAAGTGACAAGTTGGTGAAGCGAGGTGTGTCGCTGAAGAGCGTCCGGTACGAAAAACAGGAAGCGGCCAGCGGCGGAAACGTCAGGCAGCGCGCTCAATTGACGCAAGGAATTGACCAAGAACATGCAAAGAAAATCAGCAAAGCCATCCGCGACAGTAAACTAAAAGTGAAGAGCCAAATTCAGGGTGACCAGCTCCGGGTGACTGGGAAGAGCAAAGACGATCTGCAAAAAGTGATTGCCCTTGTGAAGGAGATGGACCTCCCCATCGCCGTGCAGTTCGTCAATATGCGTTAACGTTGTTTACGCTAAATTTACAATTGAGTGGAGTGGCTGCAGATGAATCGCGAAGAGTACGTGAGACAATTACTAGGTGAAGACGATCCAGTGTTACTCAACATACGTCGACGCATTGCCGCTGCAAAGATGCCAGAAATTTCCGTTGAGCCGGAATGGGGCCGGTGGTTGACGATGTTAGTCCGCATGGTGGGAGCTGAGAGCGTGTTGGAAATCGGCGCACTGGGTGGGTACAGCGGGGTCTGTCTCGCGCGGGGATTGGGGGCGTCCGGAAGATTGATTTCGTTGGAGATCGATGCCCGGTTTGCTGAGTTTGCGCGGGAAAGCATGAAGCTCGCTGGCCTCGACCACTTGGTAGAATACCGGGTAGGGGACGCCATGGACACCCTCCCCCAGCTCGCCAGAGAAGGTCAACAGTTCGATGTCGTGTTTATCGATGCCGACAAGGGACATTACCCGGACTATCTCGAATGGGCTATTGAGCTGTCCCACGCTGGCAGTGTCATCGTTGCCGACAACGCAATGTTGCGGGACCGCGTCTTGAACCCAGACGATCAGCGCCGTTCTACCGTCGCGATGCGAAAGTTTAACGAAATGATGATGCGCGACCCCCGGCTAGAAGGACTCGTCATTCCGTTTCACGACGGTTTCGCCGTCGCCTGCGTCAAATAGAAGGCCACCTGCGTTCGCTGCATGGGCACCTTTCACGCTCTCTCTGTATATATTGTGGGCGTAGAGTGCTCAGAAGGGAGAGAAAATATTGAATAGCTGGAAAGTGGTGGCCCAACACTTGTCAAACGCCAACTTGACGCAAATATTGGAGTGGGCGATACGCAAATTCGGCGAGAAACTGACATTGGCCTGCAGTTTTGGCGCAGAAGATGTAGTGTTAGTCGATGCGTTACAACGCATTCCCGGTGGAAAGAAAGTCGATATTTTTTACCTGGACACGGACCTGCATTTTCCGGAAACGTACGAAACACGCGACCGTTTGGAAGAAAGATACGGGATTCGGTTTAAGCGAGTGACACCCGACTTGACTCTGGATGAACAGCAGGCCTCTTACGGTCCTGCTTTGTGGCGTCAAGATCCGAACCGATGCTGCTATCTTCGGAAGGTTCAGCCGTTGGAGAAAACGCTGTCGGAATACGATGCCTGGATGACGGGGATACGCCGCGAACAGTCGCCGACACGGCGCAAGGCTCAGATTGTGGAAGTCGACCAACGCTTTCTCCTGACGAAAGTGAATCCGCTCGTACACTGGACGAGTGAAGACGTGTGGGCGTACATTCGCGAAAGGGATGTTCCGTACAATCCGCTTCACGATGAACGATATCCGAGTATCGGATGCGCACCCTGCACGCGGCCCGTTCATGAGGGAGAGGATCTGCGGTCTGGCAGATGGAGCGGCTTTCAAAAAACGGAGTGCGGGCTGCATCAAACATGAGATGAAACGAAAAAAGACTTGTGTTATCTTCTACGATTCGATAGAATGGAATCAAAAGGGGAGTAGCTTTTACAACAAAGTCGTCATGACAGAGAGTCTACCTCTCTCGGCTTTGTTGGCAACGACGAGTTGTTAGCAAGACCTTTTACCTAAAGCAGGTAAAAGGTCTTTCTTTTTTGGGGATACTTCGTGATGGGGGTACACGTGATGGTATTGGACTTAGATTTTTTTACGGCACTCTTCAGCATCATTGTCATCGACATCGTTCTGGGCGGAGACAACGCGATCGTCATTGCGATGGCGAGTCGTAACCTTCCCGACAAACAGCGCAATCGAGCGATCGTCTTCGGGACGGGGGCCGCAATCGCTGTGCGTGCCGCTTTAACTTTTGTCGCCGTATACTTATTAAGCGTACCGTTCTTGCGCTTGATGGGAGGGTTACTCCTCGTCTGGATCGCATTCAACTTGTTGACGAGTCGCAAGGAACACGCTGACGTTCAAGCCGGTGCGAATTTGGGGCAAGCGATTCGGACGATTGTCATCGCCGATGTCGTCATGGGACTGGACAACGTGTTAGCTATTGCCGGGGCCGCAGATACTGCCCACAACAGCTACTTCCTCGTCATTCTCGGATTGTTAATCAGCGTTCCGATTATCATTTGGGGAAGCAAAATTATTTTGACATTCATGGACAGGTTTCCGATCGTCATTTACGTTGGCGCCGGTGTGTTGGCGTGGACGGCAGGTAAGATGATTACAGACGACCACATCGTCCACGCTTGGCTTGCCAGTATTCCGCATGCCGCGGTCTGGTTACCGCTGTTGCTTATTGTTGCCGTATTAGCATTTGGCAAACTGAAAAACAGAAAGGCTGCACAAAACTAGAAAAACAAAAATTTACTCTTTCTCATAAAAAAGTTAAACTAGAAACAGAGAAAAATAAGGGAGAAGGGGGCCGATCATCGGTTGCGGCAAAAACCGAGCATACTCATTTTGTCTGCCGGTTACGGGGAAGGTCACCGTCAAGCGGCGACGGCGTTGTCCCGCGCATTTCAGGAGCGGTCAGAGCCGATCCGCGTCCATGTCGTCGACTACATGGAGATGGTTCATCCGGTTTTAAACTCCATCACTCGGCATTTGTATCAAAGCTGCGTCAAATACGCTCCGAATGTGTACGGCGCATTTTACAGGCTGACAGATAAAATTCCGCCGACGTCCGTCGTGCAAAAACTTGTACGCCAATTAGGCGCCCGCAAATTGCTCACATATATCCGCTCGACTGGGCCGGATGTAGTCATCAACACGTTTCCCCTTTCTTCAGGGGCGATGGCGTGGTTGAAAGGGCAGGCATTAACCGACGTCATGTCAGCGACAGTGATCACCGATTACACGGTGCACTCCCAGTGGGTACACGACCAGACTGACCGGTACTTTGTCGGGTCCCAGCATGTGAAGGAAACGCTGCTCGAGAAAGGAGTCCCAGCCGGAAAAATTGAAGTGACCGGCATTCCGGTCCGGCCTTGTTTTCACGAGCGGCATGACCGTTCCCACTTAAAGCAGACGTTGGGGCTTGACGAGCGCCCGACACTGTTAGTTATGGGAGGTTGGCACGGAGTTTTTAATGCCTCGACATGTGAGCGACTGGCAGAAGTGGGCACAACGGTACAGCTCCTGTTTGTTTGTGGCGGGGACCGACAACTGTTTCACCGCATATTGCCCTTGCAGATGAAGTATCCCGATCGGGTTCGCGTCTTTGGGTACGTGTCGAACATTCAGGAACTGATGGCCGTTTCAGATTGCATCTTGACCAAAGCAGGAGGGCTGACAACGTCAGAGGCGTTAGCGATGGGAGTGCCGATGTTGTTGTACCGTCCCATCCCCGGTCAGGAGGAGGCCAATGCCCGTTTTTTGATCGAACGAGGCGTTGCGTGTTTGGCCCGCCATCCGCACCAGCTCATCGAACAGTTCACACACTTGTGTCGCAACAGCGAACAACTTGCATTAATGAAGGAGCGGGCCAACAGCGCAAAACCGGGGAATGCCTCTGAAAAAATTGTGGACTGTGTGCTCACACACACTGAAGGGCGGAAGGTTGTATTCGCCGCTGTCAAGTCTTAAGTTGGGTGAAGGAAAATAGGTCTAACCCGTTTTCGCCCCCATAAGATGTCCATAGGGACAAGATCAGGGGGGATTTGTTTTGAGCCACAGTTTGAAAATGACATGTAAAATCGGTTTTACGTACATCGGCACTGTCGTGGGGGCCGGGTTTGCGTCAGGACAAGAAATTTTGCAATTTTTTACGAATAAAGGCCCTTTTGGATTTATCGCCATCCTCTTGGCGTCTTTGGGGTTCGTCTGGCTGGGAAACCGGATGATGTTGCTAGGAGCCAGGTTGAAAGCTGCTTCGTACGAAGAGTTTAACAACTATCTGTTCGGCCCAACAGTCGGGAAGGTCATGAACGGTTTTGTTACGCTCATTTTATTCGGAGTCACGACGGCCATGATTTCGGGAACAGGGGCGTTGGCCGAAGAACAAATCGGCCTGTCCTTTCACGTTGGCGTGTTGTTTACCCTGTGTCTCGCATACTTTGTCATGTTGCGGGGGCTGGACGGGATTCTGTCAGTCAATTCCCTCGTCGTGCCGATGATGTTGTTTTTTTGTGCACTGATTGGTGTCAACGGATTGGCACAGTTAGTGGATGTATCATCAGATCTTGTGGCAGTGGAGACGTCAACGACGCGTTCGTGGGTGATGGCGGCCGTCACGTACGTGTCGTTTAACTTGGCGATGGCTCAAGCGGTGCTCGTTCCGATGGGAGGTGAAATCAGGGACGAGCGATTGATTAAGAACGGAGGACGTCTGGGAGGTATAGGTCTCGGAGCCATGCTCCTGGCGACCAATCTGGCCCTCGCGTTAGAAGGAACGTCCATTTGGCATCTGGAGATTCCGCTGGCGCCGATTATTGCCGACTTGGGAACTATTGTGAAAGTGCTGTTCCTGACAGTGATGTGGGCCGAAATCTTTACGACACTCATTGGCAATGTGTACGGACTGTTAGCGAATTTGGAAACAGTGTTCCCCTTCAGTCAGAAAAAATGGCTCATGCTGCTGTTTGCTGCTAGTTACATGTTGTCCCTCGTCGGCTTTTCCAATCTGGTCGGTTACGCCTATCCGCTGTTCGGTTATTGCGGTATGGTGACAATGGTCTTGCTGGCGTCGCGCAAAATGCCCCCAGCGCGAATCTAGCGGAAACCGCTATGAGCGGTATGGTGACAATGGTCTTGCTGGCGTCGCGCAAAATGCCCCCAGCGCGAATCTAGCGGAAACCGCTATGAGCGGTATGTGTTATAATATTCTACGAACGGATTACGAACGAAGTTTGGGGGATGTCAATGCCTGAGTCTGGCGTATTCGGCTTCATATACCGTGTCACAGATGTCATTTACAAGTTAGCCTGGAGCAATATTCTCTGGTTTTTTACATCGGGGTTTCCCCTCGTTCTGTTCATCTTCGGAGATTGGATTATTCCCCTCGCGTTGTTTCTCCTCATAGGACCTCCCGGGACTGTGGCACTGTTTCACGTGATGTCCGTCTGGCAAAAAGATGGAGATCTTTCCGTTTGGAACACGTACTGGTCCGGATGGAAAAAGAACTGGAAACGCGCATACAAAGTCGTGGACGTATACGTCATAATCGGCGTTATATTAGTTGTCGATTTAGTTGTCGTGGCGAACGCGCCGCAATCCGTTTTAAAGTGGATCGGCTTTTTGCTCTTTCCGACGGCGACTCTGTACATCCTCACCAGTGTCACATTGTTGCCGCTCCTCGTGCGTTACCCGTGGAAACTGTTCGAACTCGTTAAAAATGCGTTCGTCTTGTCGGTCAGCCACCTGTTTTCATCTACAGCGGTGTTGTTGAGTTTGGGTGTTGTCATTGTGACGGCTGTCAGTTTCATGCCTCCCTTGGCTTTCTTCTTCTCCGCCAGTGTCACGGCGTGGGCGTTTACGTGGCAGACGGGCCGTATCCTTGACAAAATCGACCGTTTGCAAAAAGAGCGCAGTGAGTCTTTGGAAAGTAACGCGATGTAAACAATTTTAGACGGTCGCGGCCAATCTCCCCTGACCATGGGGAGACATTTTTTTTGGTTACAACAAAAATGGTCATCTGGACCATTTACTTATAATCGTTATTATATTATAATCATTATAAATAAGACAACCAAGGTTCATGCTGCCGAGGGCGGCATGAACGTCATTTTAGGCGGAGTTATAAGAATGAGTTTCGTTATCACGTGAAAGGGTGAGGGACGTGGAACTATCGACAGCAAAAACCGTCCAGTTTCATAAGCGAACAGGCAGCCGCAAGGAATTCCTCAAACAGAACGGCGAACTGCTCGCTGCTATTTTGAGCGGGGTTCTGATCGTCACCGGATGGATGCTCAGTGTGGGGGACTGGCCACTGGCGTCAGTCGCTTGTTACCTCACGGCTTTTGTCATCGGTGGGTACGCCAAAGGAAAAGAAGGGATAGAAGAGCTCATCCGGGACAAACAGCTGAATGTGGAAATGCTGATGATATTGGCAGCTATCGGTTCCGCCGTGATCGGATACTGGGCGGAAGGGGCCATGCTCATCTTTATTTTTGCGTTGAGCGGTGCGTTGGAGACGTACGCCATGAACAGAAGTCGGCGGGACATCTCCAGCCTGATGGCGCGGCAACCGGATGAAGCGAGGCTGTACGAAAACGGCGTTGAACGAAAAGTGCCAGTGAAAACGTTGCGCAAAGGACAAGTCGTCGTCGTCAAACCGGGTGACCTCATACCGGTTGACGGGACCGTCGTGGAAGGGGTGACGTCCGTCGATCAATCCGCCATAACAGGTGAATCACTCCCGGTCGAGAAAAAAGCAGGGGACGACGTACTGGCCGGTACAGTCAATGTGCAGGGAGGCATTCTCGTTCGAGTTGACAAGTTAAGCGACGAAACGCTGTTTCAAAAAATGGTTCAACTGGTGCAAAAAGCGCAGTCGGAAAAGCCGCCGCAACAACACTTTATTGAAAAGTTTGAAAGAAGGTACGTCGTCGCGGTACTCGTTTCGGTGGCCTGTGTCATGTTGTTCACGCCGTTTCTGTTGAACTGGAGTTGGAATGAGGCAGCCTACAGGGGAATGGTCCTGTTGGTCGTGGCATCCCCTTGCGCCCTCGTCGCTTCAGTGATGCCGGCTCTGCTCTCGGCCATTTCCAACGGAGCGAGGCGCGGGGTGTTGTTTAAAAGTGGCA includes the following:
- a CDS encoding YajQ family cyclic di-GMP-binding protein — translated: MAKESSFDIVSRVDVSEVGNAVNMANKEIKNRYDFKRSISNIELQNDEVVITADDDYKLEQVKDILSDKLVKRGVSLKSVRYEKQEAASGGNVRQRAQLTQGIDQEHAKKISKAIRDSKLKVKSQIQGDQLRVTGKSKDDLQKVIALVKEMDLPIAVQFVNMR
- a CDS encoding phosphoadenylyl-sulfate reductase; protein product: MNSWKVVAQHLSNANLTQILEWAIRKFGEKLTLACSFGAEDVVLVDALQRIPGGKKVDIFYLDTDLHFPETYETRDRLEERYGIRFKRVTPDLTLDEQQASYGPALWRQDPNRCCYLRKVQPLEKTLSEYDAWMTGIRREQSPTRRKAQIVEVDQRFLLTKVNPLVHWTSEDVWAYIRERDVPYNPLHDERYPSIGCAPCTRPVHEGEDLRSGRWSGFQKTECGLHQT
- a CDS encoding NAD-dependent epimerase/dehydratase family protein, whose protein sequence is MKVLVLGGTRFFGKRLVTRAVESGWDVVVATRGHSFAQLPQGVHHVLVDRHDIQSMGQAFRDQTFDVVFDQVGYSPDDARLSCQLFRGNVGRYVFTSSASVYEPQMIPLKEEHFDPRTLAIRYGGQSELTYPEGKRLAEAVFFQQATFPVVAVRFPIVIGEDDYTGRFRFHVERIQQGKPIGIPGKAAKMSFISADEAGAFLHWLATSDLRGPVNAASHIPLSATEVMDIIAEEVGQPPVISTSTREGERSPYFISENWTLNLTKAVEHGYRFTNSKEWLPEVTRKCMT
- a CDS encoding heavy metal translocating P-type ATPase, which encodes MELSTAKTVQFHKRTGSRKEFLKQNGELLAAILSGVLIVTGWMLSVGDWPLASVACYLTAFVIGGYAKGKEGIEELIRDKQLNVEMLMILAAIGSAVIGYWAEGAMLIFIFALSGALETYAMNRSRRDISSLMARQPDEARLYENGVERKVPVKTLRKGQVVVVKPGDLIPVDGTVVEGVTSVDQSAITGESLPVEKKAGDDVLAGTVNVQGGILVRVDKLSDETLFQKMVQLVQKAQSEKPPQQHFIEKFERRYVVAVLVSVACVMLFTPFLLNWSWNEAAYRGMVLLVVASPCALVASVMPALLSAISNGARRGVLFKSGNHVQNLQGVRVIAFDKTGTLTKGVPEVRDIVAFHGYDEKEVLQAAASIEQLSTHPLAEAIVKRAREKDLPLSRPEGMESVTGFGITGKLNGALWKVGKEQFVDAPFVERAKERVNEFARQGKTVVFVQRERELVGLISLEDVMRPAAKQVIEELKRQGIYTVMLTGDSEETGRSLAAQAGVDAYYANCLPDEKVKRIQKLQERYGKVVMVGDGVNDAPALATASVGVGMGEGTDVALETADVVLVKNELKRIPYTVRLAKRVDRVTKQNIAFSTAVIIALITANFFQSITLPLGVIGHEGSTILVILNGLRLLAAK
- a CDS encoding MGDG synthase family glycosyltransferase, whose translation is MRQKPSILILSAGYGEGHRQAATALSRAFQERSEPIRVHVVDYMEMVHPVLNSITRHLYQSCVKYAPNVYGAFYRLTDKIPPTSVVQKLVRQLGARKLLTYIRSTGPDVVINTFPLSSGAMAWLKGQALTDVMSATVITDYTVHSQWVHDQTDRYFVGSQHVKETLLEKGVPAGKIEVTGIPVRPCFHERHDRSHLKQTLGLDERPTLLVMGGWHGVFNASTCERLAEVGTTVQLLFVCGGDRQLFHRILPLQMKYPDRVRVFGYVSNIQELMAVSDCILTKAGGLTTSEALAMGVPMLLYRPIPGQEEANARFLIERGVACLARHPHQLIEQFTHLCRNSEQLALMKERANSAKPGNASEKIVDCVLTHTEGRKVVFAAVKS
- a CDS encoding TerC family protein; protein product: MMVLDLDFFTALFSIIVIDIVLGGDNAIVIAMASRNLPDKQRNRAIVFGTGAAIAVRAALTFVAVYLLSVPFLRLMGGLLLVWIAFNLLTSRKEHADVQAGANLGQAIRTIVIADVVMGLDNVLAIAGAADTAHNSYFLVILGLLISVPIIIWGSKIILTFMDRFPIVIYVGAGVLAWTAGKMITDDHIVHAWLASIPHAAVWLPLLLIVAVLAFGKLKNRKAAQN
- a CDS encoding O-methyltransferase, with the protein product MNREEYVRQLLGEDDPVLLNIRRRIAAAKMPEISVEPEWGRWLTMLVRMVGAESVLEIGALGGYSGVCLARGLGASGRLISLEIDARFAEFARESMKLAGLDHLVEYRVGDAMDTLPQLAREGQQFDVVFIDADKGHYPDYLEWAIELSHAGSVIVADNAMLRDRVLNPDDQRRSTVAMRKFNEMMMRDPRLEGLVIPFHDGFAVACVK
- a CDS encoding YesL family protein, giving the protein MPESGVFGFIYRVTDVIYKLAWSNILWFFTSGFPLVLFIFGDWIIPLALFLLIGPPGTVALFHVMSVWQKDGDLSVWNTYWSGWKKNWKRAYKVVDVYVIIGVILVVDLVVVANAPQSVLKWIGFLLFPTATLYILTSVTLLPLLVRYPWKLFELVKNAFVLSVSHLFSSTAVLLSLGVVIVTAVSFMPPLAFFFSASVTAWAFTWQTGRILDKIDRLQKERSESLESNAM